A genomic segment from Pseudomonas sp. M30-35 encodes:
- a CDS encoding GMC family oxidoreductase translates to MSNTYDYIVVGAGSAGCIVANRLSANPETRVLLLEAGGWNRNFWLHLPVGYFRSIYDARFSRLFDTVPSVGSGNRNIIWPRGRVMGGSSSINGLIYIRGQKEDFDSWSINGATGWSYKEVLPYFRRIETYCKGESTFRGGAGEMHVSDLRHDHPYCAAWVKAAQQYGLPYNADLNGGNTAGVGAYQLSLKGRWRCSAATAFINPIRNRPNLTILTGANATRIIFEGLQTKGVEWQQKGVLNQATAAREVILSAGAIQSPQLLMLSGIGPSEHISEHGITPVYNSPEVGGNLQDHYQMRVTYRLRKKVSLNTDIRNPLKLAEMGMQWLFNASGPLTVGAGQVGGSACTPYADGDRPDVQFNVMPLTVDKPGAPLHRYPGFTASVWQCHPRSRGTVRLTSSDPSAKPIIDPNYFSNPFDRKVMIEGIKILREIANQPAFRDLWECELEPGLDAATDEQIWEAIRNRGGTVFHCVGTCRMGNDPKSVVDPYLRVRGVQGLRVIDASVMPIVTSANTNATSLMIGEKGADMVLRDDAESNITQTNIQTVHSIKEAVK, encoded by the coding sequence CTGCTATTGGAAGCGGGTGGCTGGAACCGCAATTTCTGGCTCCACTTACCCGTTGGCTACTTCCGATCAATCTACGATGCGCGATTTTCACGCCTATTTGACACGGTCCCCTCGGTAGGCAGCGGTAACCGCAATATCATCTGGCCGCGTGGGCGCGTCATGGGAGGGTCGAGCTCCATCAACGGGCTCATCTACATTCGAGGTCAAAAGGAGGACTTCGACAGCTGGTCTATCAATGGAGCTACCGGTTGGTCCTACAAGGAGGTACTCCCCTATTTCCGTCGCATTGAAACGTACTGCAAAGGAGAGAGCACATTCCGTGGTGGAGCCGGGGAAATGCACGTCTCAGACTTGCGGCACGATCACCCCTACTGCGCTGCTTGGGTAAAAGCGGCACAACAATACGGGCTACCCTACAACGCTGATCTGAACGGCGGGAATACAGCCGGTGTTGGCGCCTATCAACTGAGCCTGAAAGGACGTTGGAGATGCAGCGCCGCAACCGCGTTCATCAACCCCATCCGAAATCGTCCAAACCTAACGATTCTTACCGGAGCAAATGCCACACGAATTATCTTCGAAGGGCTACAAACCAAGGGCGTCGAATGGCAGCAAAAAGGAGTACTGAATCAAGCCACAGCTGCTCGCGAGGTAATCCTTTCAGCAGGTGCAATTCAGTCTCCGCAGCTACTCATGCTTTCTGGGATAGGCCCCTCTGAGCATATTAGTGAGCACGGAATAACACCGGTATACAACTCTCCCGAGGTTGGCGGCAACCTACAAGATCACTACCAGATGCGCGTCACCTATCGACTGCGAAAGAAGGTTTCGCTCAACACTGATATTCGCAATCCATTGAAGCTCGCCGAGATGGGTATGCAGTGGCTCTTCAATGCTTCAGGGCCATTGACTGTAGGTGCAGGCCAAGTCGGTGGCAGTGCCTGCACACCCTACGCCGATGGTGATAGACCAGACGTCCAGTTCAACGTCATGCCACTGACTGTCGACAAGCCCGGAGCGCCACTGCACCGATATCCCGGCTTCACCGCTTCGGTCTGGCAGTGTCACCCCCGCTCCCGTGGGACTGTGCGCCTCACATCGTCAGACCCGAGTGCCAAGCCAATTATCGACCCAAATTACTTTTCGAATCCATTCGATCGCAAAGTGATGATCGAGGGCATCAAGATTCTGCGCGAAATTGCCAACCAACCCGCCTTCCGTGATCTATGGGAATGCGAACTGGAGCCGGGGCTAGATGCTGCGACCGACGAGCAGATTTGGGAGGCTATTCGCAACCGTGGTGGCACCGTTTTCCACTGCGTCGGCACCTGCCGTATGGGTAACGATCCTAAGTCGGTGGTAGATCCGTACTTAAGGGTTCGCGGTGTCCAAGGGCTGCGCGTCATCGACGCTTCTGTCATGCCGATCGTGACCTCCGCCAATACCAATGCGACGTCGCTGATGATCGGTGAGAAAGGCGCCGATATGGTGCTTCGCGATGACGCTGAATCGAACATCACCCAGACGAATATACAAACAGTACATTCGATAAAGGAAGCAGTTAAATGA
- a CDS encoding aldehyde dehydrogenase, producing the protein MKFDYARNDEQGNKFESRNPARPDECVGRYSEVTDRVVVDGMIEKARRAQAEWAKVPGVQRGDLLNSYLITVEQNVDRIAESITLEQGKTIVESRNEILKGCAEGRFIASEAARQQVQTIASARSDVRNLILHRPRGTIFAICPWNFPAMTPLRKLCPAIAFGNAMLIKPSQFTPAAAFMLAEIAEDFFPEGLLQVMPCPGRMASELVASARFDGVSFTGSVEIGRKVAEAAATSLVPAQLELGGKNAVIINDVIDLDSCLDQVFAASFQTSGQRCTSISRVIVKRDLHSAVVDGLAARVRKLSLGDGMAAGTGMGPLCHQEHWQSVRDMTAKAITEGAELIVGGDIDVLETCPGGYFYKATILNNADRSPTASREEIFGPVLSIMSYDSFDQALKLLNSTRFGLTSSLFSDSHCLIQRFLQESQHGMLHVNNGTVPDVNMPFGGMKSSGVGSYSVGASVAAFYTVEQSAYLAW; encoded by the coding sequence ATGAAATTCGATTATGCAAGGAACGATGAGCAAGGTAATAAATTCGAGAGCCGCAACCCTGCTCGCCCGGATGAGTGTGTCGGCCGCTACAGCGAAGTCACCGATAGGGTCGTAGTCGATGGAATGATCGAAAAAGCGCGACGCGCGCAAGCCGAGTGGGCAAAAGTCCCCGGCGTACAGCGCGGTGATCTACTGAATAGCTATTTGATTACTGTAGAGCAAAACGTCGACCGCATTGCCGAGTCAATTACACTTGAACAAGGCAAGACTATCGTTGAAAGCCGTAATGAGATTCTCAAAGGCTGCGCAGAAGGTCGTTTCATAGCATCTGAAGCTGCCCGCCAGCAGGTTCAGACGATAGCATCGGCGAGAAGTGACGTGCGCAATCTTATTCTGCATCGGCCACGGGGTACGATATTCGCCATCTGCCCATGGAATTTCCCGGCGATGACCCCACTGCGCAAACTCTGCCCGGCCATCGCCTTCGGCAACGCCATGCTGATCAAACCTTCGCAGTTCACTCCAGCGGCAGCGTTCATGCTGGCTGAGATTGCTGAAGACTTCTTCCCAGAGGGCCTGCTCCAAGTGATGCCCTGCCCTGGGCGGATGGCTAGTGAACTGGTGGCATCTGCCCGTTTTGACGGAGTGAGTTTCACCGGTTCGGTGGAAATAGGCCGAAAGGTTGCCGAAGCTGCAGCTACCAGCCTAGTACCAGCTCAACTGGAGCTGGGAGGCAAGAATGCGGTAATCATCAACGATGTAATTGACCTCGATAGCTGTCTAGACCAAGTCTTCGCCGCCTCCTTTCAAACCAGCGGCCAGCGTTGCACAAGTATCAGCCGAGTCATAGTAAAGCGTGATCTGCACAGCGCAGTTGTCGATGGACTGGCCGCGCGCGTACGCAAACTGTCACTTGGTGACGGAATGGCCGCAGGCACCGGGATGGGGCCACTATGCCACCAAGAGCATTGGCAGTCGGTCAGGGATATGACAGCCAAGGCCATCACTGAGGGCGCCGAACTGATAGTCGGTGGCGACATTGATGTTTTGGAGACCTGTCCTGGAGGTTACTTCTACAAAGCAACGATCCTGAACAATGCGGACCGTTCGCCCACCGCCAGCCGAGAGGAAATTTTCGGGCCAGTACTGTCAATCATGTCTTACGACAGTTTTGATCAAGCATTGAAATTGCTGAACTCAACTCGTTTCGGACTGACTTCGAGCCTGTTCTCTGACTCTCATTGTCTTATCCAGCGGTTCCTTCAGGAAAGCCAGCACGGCATGTTGCATGTCAATAACGGCACTGTGCCTGATGTAAACATGCCCTTTGGTGGCATGAAAAGCTCAGGCGTTGGCTCATATTCGGTAGGGGCTTCAGTCGCAGCGTTCTACACCGTCGAGCAGTCAGCCTATCTCGCATGGTGA
- a CDS encoding TRAP transporter substrate-binding protein produces MKILTGFFLLLLTAAAQATTPNPFDWSSVPKQDDQIIMRLAHSLNMEWSSQTVTLKRFGELVAVYSNNRIKPQIYPGSQLGGEKEMLQQTRQGVIQATIPATNNMAPLAPSLNVLLLPYLTQSTDESNYLLDKITPFLVPRVINEAGVRIVGWENTGWRNFFYNADQPIQKPADLAPLKMRVPPNAIMLGTYKAWGASPAPIAWNELYSALQQGVVKGGDSPISDILGMKFDEVITRVTRLHYTILTHPIVVSEHWFQKLPPDLQEAVLRAGRETTDYVRWWQPLDEARWWKQAKEAGLKIDTIEDESEWREKAQAIWPRYYGLIGEDGAEVVKAATDILKTYHNNNN; encoded by the coding sequence ATGAAAATACTGACAGGTTTTTTCCTGCTGTTGCTGACCGCCGCAGCTCAGGCTACGACTCCTAACCCATTTGACTGGTCGTCAGTACCCAAACAGGACGACCAGATCATTATGCGCCTGGCTCATTCTTTAAACATGGAATGGAGCTCGCAAACCGTTACGTTAAAACGCTTCGGTGAGTTGGTCGCCGTCTACTCCAATAATCGCATCAAACCGCAGATCTACCCGGGCTCGCAGCTAGGCGGGGAAAAAGAGATGCTCCAGCAGACTCGTCAAGGCGTTATTCAAGCGACCATTCCTGCGACCAATAACATGGCGCCGTTAGCACCCAGTCTAAATGTACTGCTGCTGCCTTATTTGACTCAGAGCACTGACGAGTCGAACTACCTGTTGGACAAAATTACGCCGTTTTTGGTACCGAGGGTCATCAATGAGGCAGGAGTACGGATAGTAGGCTGGGAGAATACAGGATGGCGAAACTTCTTCTACAACGCTGATCAGCCTATTCAAAAGCCAGCAGACCTAGCCCCGTTAAAGATGCGCGTTCCTCCGAACGCAATCATGCTCGGCACCTATAAAGCATGGGGCGCATCACCGGCACCAATAGCCTGGAACGAGTTGTACAGCGCCTTGCAACAGGGTGTAGTCAAAGGCGGTGACAGCCCGATCTCCGACATACTCGGGATGAAGTTCGATGAGGTCATTACGCGCGTTACTCGGTTGCACTACACAATTCTTACCCACCCAATCGTCGTCTCCGAGCACTGGTTCCAAAAGTTGCCGCCAGATTTACAGGAAGCCGTGCTCCGCGCTGGAAGGGAAACCACGGATTACGTGCGCTGGTGGCAACCTCTCGACGAAGCTCGCTGGTGGAAGCAAGCGAAAGAGGCGGGCCTGAAGATCGACACGATCGAAGATGAATCGGAGTGGCGTGAGAAAGCGCAAGCGATATGGCCGCGCTATTACGGACTGATTGGTGAAGATGGGGCCGAGGTGGTG